The Candidatus Eisenbacteria bacterium DNA segment TCGGGGAAAGCCCCTACTCGGCCACGGCGGCTGATTTCAACGGTGACGGGCACCCCGATATCGTCATGGTGGACAGCACGCTCGACGTCGTGTCGGTCATCGACGGGATCGGGGGCTGTCTCTTCGGACACCGCAGGGACTACCAGGTCGGCGTCCGGCCGGCCCACGTCAAGGTCGGGGATTGGAACGCCGACGGCCGTCTGGATCTTGCCGTGACCGACGAAGGCGGCGGCACCATCTCGATCTTGATGGGCGCCGGCGACGGCACGTTCGGCCCCCGCACCGCATACTCGATCGGGCTGGACCCATGCTACTCGGACGCGGGCGACCTGAACGGAGATGGGTACCCCGATCTCGTGACCGCCAACGAGCAGTCCAACACCCTCACCGTGTTGCTGGGGAACGGGGATGGAACGTTTCGAGGGCGCGTCGACTACGGCGCGGGAAGCAATCCTAGAGCTCTCAAGATCGGGGACTTCAACGGGGACGGGCGCCCCGACATCGTGGCAGCCAACTTCTGGGGCAACTCGATCTCCGTGCTCCTCGGGAACGGCGACGGGACGTTCCGGGATCAGAACATTTTCCCTACCGGCGTCTGCCCCTGGTCGATCGCGATCGGCGACCTGAACGCCGACGGCCATCTCGACGTCGTCACAGCCGACGTATGCGAAAGCTCCGTCTCGGTACTCTTTGGCGACGGAAGCGGCTCCTTCGCCAATCGGTTCAGCTATCCCTCGGGACGCCACTCGCGTTTCGTCGTTTTGGGCGACGCGAACGGAGATGGACGTTTGGATATCTTCGTGTCGTGCGAGACGGGTAACGACGTCGTAACGATGGTGAACGACGGCCGGGGGAATTTCTTCGCGGGAGTCTCGTACGGGGTGGATGCCGGCACGGCGGATGCCGTCGCTGGAGATTGGAACGGCGACGGCCGGAAAGATCTGGCCCTCGTGAATGGTGTGACGCGGACAGTCTCGGTGTTCCTGAGCCTGGGGGACGGGACCCTGGCGCCGGGTCAGGACATCGCGCTGACCTCGGAAGCCGACCGTCTCGTGACCGGCGACTGGAATCAGGATGGGAAGGCAGATCTCGCGGCGGCCTTCGTCGAGGGACCGGACGCATTCGCGGCCTATTTCGGAAGAGGAGACGGGACGTTCGCGCTCGGCGCGGCATATCCGGGCGCAACCGGCTACGGCGAATTCAGGAGCGGCGACGTCAACGCCGACGGTCGAACGGATCTCATCCTATCGAGCTCCCAATCCAGCACCCTCTCGGTGATGCTGGGAGAAACGGGCGGCGCGTTCTTGGCGGGGTCGCTCGTGGCCATGGCCGGAGTGGCCGGAGGCTTCGCTCTCGGCGATCTAAACGGCGACGGCAAACCCGATCTGGCGGCGGCCGTGTCGAGCCCAGACGAAATCGAGATTTTGATTGGCGACGGATCCGGCGGCTTTGTTCCCGGTGCCGCGATCGCGGCGAGTCCGCACTTTTCCGTCGGCAGCCCGATCCTCGCCGACTTGAATCGTGACGGCGTGCTCGATCTCTCTTTCTTCGATGCGAGTCCATTTACCTTTGAGGGCGGGAACTTGATGAGGGTCGCGAAGGGGCGGGGGGATGGGACTTTCGATCCTTCCACGGCCTACGCGGTCCCGGCCTTCCCGGGCGGATTGATCTCTCTCGACGCCAATGGGGACGGTCGAGCCGATCTCGTATTCCCGCACGAGGCAGTCGCCGTGTGCCTCTTCCTGGGTCTCGGGAACGGCGAGTTCGCCCCGAAGCTCGACTTCGGGGCCGGGACCCGGGTCACGGGGATCACGCCGATCGATCTAAACGGCGACGGCCGGGTCGATTTGGGCTTGACCAGCTATGGCGACAATCAATTGGTCGTTCTCCTCAACCGGGGGACCTTCACCCCGGTGGATCAAGCGCCGGTCGTGGCCGCGCCCGCGGCGGTCGCCTCGCGCGCCGGCTCGCGCGTTCAATTAACCGTGACCGCGGCCGATCCCGACGGCGATTCGATCGATGCGCTGACGGCGGACCTATCGGGTCTTCCCGCCGGCAGTGATGTGTCGTTCGCGGTGAACGCGGACCACACGTCGGGAGCGTTCGCTTGGGCCACCCTGCCGGCCGACGTGGGTACCTTCGCCGTCCATTTCACGGCCGCGAACGCGCGATCCGGCTCCGCCACGACGCGGATCGAGGTCGGACCGCCCAACCGGCCGCCCACCGCGGATGCGGGAGGCCCTTACGCGGGCAGCGCCGGGATTCCGGTCCACTTCGACGGTCGCGGCTCGTCCGATCCGGATGGTGACGCGCTCACGATGATGTGGCAGTTCGGGGACGGCGCGTCCGGCGTCGGCGTGGAGCCCGCCCACACGTACGCGGCCGAGGGCACGTTCCAGGTCATCCTCGAAGCGAGCGACGGCTACGCGTCCGCGACGGACGGGGCCACCGCGACGATCTCGGGCGTGCTGCCGGCGCGGGCGTTCACTTCCCCCGAGAACAAGGTCATCAGATTGGCGTCGGCGCGGCCCGCCACATACCTTCAGCTGGAGCCGGTCGACGGCTCGTTCCAGATCGAGAACGTCGATCTGGCGTCGGTGGTTCTGCGCTCTCAGGGCACCAGGTCGGTCGATGAGATACACGCGGCCTCAGGCAAGAACGCCCCCGCGCGCGACCGAGACCGAAACGGCGTGCTCGAGTTGTCGCTCACCTTCGCGCGCGACGACCTCCGGCTCCTCTTCGGGTCCGTCACGGGACGCGCGACGTTGCCGGTGACGCTGGAGGGTTCGGTCGAAACGGGCGCTCGGTTCCGCGCCGACCTCCAGATCGAGGTGCAGGGCGCGTCGCACTTCCCATCCGTCACCGTGGCGCCGAATCCAATGAACCCGGCGGCCGTCCTCACGGTCCAGACCTCGCGCCGCGGCCGTCTCAGGGCGGCGCTATTCGACGCGGGGGGACGAATGGTCCGGCTTTTGACCGACCTCACCGACGTGCCCACGGGATTCCACGAGGTGCGATTCGACGGACGCGCGCTGGGAGGCGCGGCGCTGGCTTCGGGGATCTACTTCTATCGCGTGGATTCCGCGGACGGTACCGCGGAAGGGCGAATCGTGATGATTCGCTAGTAGCGCCCGCCGACCTGGAGCCCGCTCGGGACGCGGGCCGGCGGCTCCACGGTCGCGGAATCATCGGAGAGCGCTTCGAGGAAGCGGACCAGCGCGCGCTCCTCCGCCACGGTCAGGTGGAGCGGGCGAACTTCGGGCGCCTGATTTGGGACATCGAGGCCAAGCCCCTTGCCGCCGCCCTGATTGTAGAAGCGGACGACCTGATCCAGCGTCTGGAATACACCGTTGTGCATGTACGGCGCGGAGCGGGCGATGTTCCGGAGCGACGGTGCCTTGAAGGCGTGGCGGTCGGCCTTGTCCCTCGTCACCGCGTAGCGGCCCGGATCGGGATCGAGCGCCCGTCCCTGCGGATCCGCCGGGACACCGATGACGGTGAACTCCTGGGCCGCGAACGCGCCCGGCACGACGCTGGTCGTGAGCGGGAGGAAGTGGCAGCGCGAGCACTGCGCCTTGCCGGCGAAGAGATCGAAGCCCCGCCGCGCC contains these protein-coding regions:
- a CDS encoding PKD domain-containing protein gives rise to the protein MRLPVFAALFFFTILVFPACGIAQYMFLDSNGDGVLTAADVVNPTGPTTVDVWLRTNTNRNGSAASCASQDGDLTINGYEFVLRASNGTVAWSGFVNRLPGVTVSTGEISSPAEYHNEYGLGPTLPPGTYLLATLTVTVATRTPSISIEPATLTGASLTSFGSSCSGYDQDYSLKLGSDWLDADGIPYGGVANRPPTLVQPVDMTVAEGTVREQELIGTDPDGDPVTFALVSGPSYVSVMTVDPDSGNARGSLRVAPGYRDAGTATVQIEASDGLQSSRKAMTVVVTDVNAAPTMTPLGDLTLREGEVVERPLSASDPEDDPVTFSLAAGPRYVSVVSYGGITPAGLVRAAPGFADAGSSTATISASDGFLIDQKSFHLTVTDPYPVHNEILCRPGAMLVPVGTVVEQTLHAVSPDGQPITFLKMSGPDFLTVATTSSNPAAATGKVIVAPGATDVGAFTAVVAATDGIATAPQSFKVAVGDARALPNPGSPPYDASSFTSEVGRTPQSLAAADLDGDGDLDLITANLSQTLTILRGNGDGTFDRRDDFPVGESPYSATAADFNGDGHPDIVMVDSTLDVVSVIDGIGGCLFGHRRDYQVGVRPAHVKVGDWNADGRLDLAVTDEGGGTISILMGAGDGTFGPRTAYSIGLDPCYSDAGDLNGDGYPDLVTANEQSNTLTVLLGNGDGTFRGRVDYGAGSNPRALKIGDFNGDGRPDIVAANFWGNSISVLLGNGDGTFRDQNIFPTGVCPWSIAIGDLNADGHLDVVTADVCESSVSVLFGDGSGSFANRFSYPSGRHSRFVVLGDANGDGRLDIFVSCETGNDVVTMVNDGRGNFFAGVSYGVDAGTADAVAGDWNGDGRKDLALVNGVTRTVSVFLSLGDGTLAPGQDIALTSEADRLVTGDWNQDGKADLAAAFVEGPDAFAAYFGRGDGTFALGAAYPGATGYGEFRSGDVNADGRTDLILSSSQSSTLSVMLGETGGAFLAGSLVAMAGVAGGFALGDLNGDGKPDLAAAVSSPDEIEILIGDGSGGFVPGAAIAASPHFSVGSPILADLNRDGVLDLSFFDASPFTFEGGNLMRVAKGRGDGTFDPSTAYAVPAFPGGLISLDANGDGRADLVFPHEAVAVCLFLGLGNGEFAPKLDFGAGTRVTGITPIDLNGDGRVDLGLTSYGDNQLVVLLNRGTFTPVDQAPVVAAPAAVASRAGSRVQLTVTAADPDGDSIDALTADLSGLPAGSDVSFAVNADHTSGAFAWATLPADVGTFAVHFTAANARSGSATTRIEVGPPNRPPTADAGGPYAGSAGIPVHFDGRGSSDPDGDALTMMWQFGDGASGVGVEPAHTYAAEGTFQVILEASDGYASATDGATATISGVLPARAFTSPENKVIRLASARPATYLQLEPVDGSFQIENVDLASVVLRSQGTRSVDEIHAASGKNAPARDRDRNGVLELSLTFARDDLRLLFGSVTGRATLPVTLEGSVETGARFRADLQIEVQGASHFPSVTVAPNPMNPAAVLTVQTSRRGRLRAALFDAGGRMVRLLTDLTDVPTGFHEVRFDGRALGGAALASGIYFYRVDSADGTAEGRIVMIR